A genomic stretch from Flavobacterium nitratireducens includes:
- a CDS encoding DoxX family membrane protein, with amino-acid sequence MKIATLIVRTLMGAMFLCTSISYFVLSNPEPATTGDFKAFQVGLIASTYLMPLAKSVEFLCGLSFLTGKFTTLANIVIFPVIINILLINYFLRPTDLPIAIAVFAGNIFLIYSHWHNYEGLFKMNG; translated from the coding sequence ATGAAAATCGCAACCCTTATTGTTCGTACGCTCATGGGAGCCATGTTTCTTTGTACTTCTATTAGTTACTTTGTCCTTTCCAATCCAGAACCAGCTACTACAGGTGATTTCAAAGCTTTTCAAGTTGGATTAATTGCCTCAACTTATTTAATGCCATTAGCAAAATCAGTTGAATTTTTGTGTGGATTATCATTCTTGACAGGAAAATTTACTACTCTTGCTAACATTGTAATTTTTCCTGTTATCATCAATATTTTATTAATTAATTATTTTCTAAGACCTACAGATTTACCTATAGCAATTGCAGTCTTTGCAGGCAATATATTTCTTATTTACAGCCACTGGCACAATTACGAAGGTTTATTCAAAATGAATGGTTAA
- a CDS encoding S9 family peptidase yields MKKHILGFLLVGSFAMAQNLTIEETVTGPRKYAPITQVAQQWRKDSKSISFLSNDYATLLEKSAQNGWKATTLATKSEFEAALKDKIPTDVFSLRMFPYEIKWKNTTSFDTEVTGKNNNYKVTFDVNSKKITTVVILPNDAGQLKIASNDNVAWTKENNIRITTPSGKVLEVTNDTNKGIVNGSDYVHRQEFGIDNGIWWNADGSQLAFYRKDETMVGDYPIINWNEREAVNNNIKYPMAGMTSENVTVVVYDVASQKSITIQTGEPKEQYLTMVTWEPTGKFIYIGVLNREQNHLKLNKYDAKTGAFVKTLFEEKAATWVEPQHALTFVPNNPSQFIYQTDNLGFNQMYLYNTDGKLLKNLGYKDVIVKQVLGFDATASKINYLGVTNSGLEQQLFQVDLKSGKTTQLTTISGVHAASVSSDGSLILDQYSNTTTPNEISILDAKNPSKATVLIKADNPFSGKINLPKIEMVDLVSADGKTPLHGRIIYPANFDATKKYPVMVYLYGGSHAQLVSNKWLTGAGYFDLYMAQQGYIVFTMDNRGSDNRGKKFCDVNHRQLGVNEMADQMKGIEFLKSKSFVDADKIGIFGWSFGGFMTTSLMTNQADTFKVGVAGGPVIDWKYYEIMYGERYMDTPQENPEGYAKTSLLDKAKNLKGRLLIIHGAQDPVVVQQHSMNFVEACIKAGKQVDYFLYPNHEHNVGGYDRIHMYAKIADYFNVHLKK; encoded by the coding sequence ATGAAAAAACACATTCTAGGGTTTTTATTAGTGGGTAGTTTTGCAATGGCTCAAAATTTAACCATTGAAGAAACAGTAACAGGTCCTCGAAAATACGCCCCAATCACTCAAGTAGCCCAACAATGGCGAAAAGACAGCAAATCCATTAGCTTTTTAAGTAATGATTATGCAACTTTATTAGAAAAAAGCGCTCAAAACGGCTGGAAAGCCACCACTTTGGCTACCAAATCTGAATTTGAAGCAGCGCTTAAAGACAAAATACCAACAGATGTTTTTAGTTTAAGAATGTTTCCTTACGAAATTAAATGGAAGAACACTACTTCATTTGATACTGAGGTAACAGGGAAAAACAACAATTACAAAGTAACTTTTGACGTAAATAGCAAAAAAATAACTACTGTAGTAATCCTTCCAAATGATGCTGGACAACTAAAAATAGCCTCAAACGACAATGTAGCTTGGACAAAAGAAAACAACATTCGCATTACAACTCCTAGCGGAAAAGTACTTGAAGTAACTAATGACACTAACAAAGGAATTGTAAATGGTTCCGATTACGTGCACCGTCAGGAATTTGGAATCGATAACGGAATATGGTGGAACGCTGATGGAAGTCAATTGGCTTTTTATCGAAAAGACGAAACAATGGTTGGTGATTACCCAATTATCAACTGGAACGAACGCGAAGCAGTAAACAATAACATCAAATATCCAATGGCGGGTATGACCAGCGAAAATGTTACCGTTGTAGTCTATGATGTAGCCTCACAAAAAAGCATTACTATCCAAACTGGCGAACCTAAAGAACAATATTTAACGATGGTTACTTGGGAACCTACTGGTAAATTTATTTATATTGGAGTATTAAACAGAGAGCAAAATCATCTAAAATTAAACAAATATGATGCGAAAACTGGTGCTTTTGTCAAAACTTTATTCGAAGAAAAAGCAGCAACTTGGGTAGAACCACAACACGCCTTGACATTTGTTCCAAACAATCCATCACAATTTATTTACCAAACCGATAACCTAGGTTTCAACCAAATGTATTTATACAATACCGATGGAAAACTTTTAAAAAATCTTGGTTACAAAGATGTTATTGTAAAACAAGTTCTTGGATTTGATGCTACAGCCAGCAAAATCAATTATCTTGGAGTGACAAATTCAGGTTTAGAACAGCAATTGTTCCAAGTAGATTTAAAATCAGGAAAAACAACACAATTAACCACTATTTCTGGAGTGCATGCTGCTTCTGTTTCTTCAGATGGAAGTCTGATTTTAGACCAATACAGCAACACCACTACGCCAAATGAAATTTCGATTCTGGATGCTAAAAATCCTTCGAAAGCGACCGTTTTAATAAAGGCTGACAATCCTTTTTCAGGAAAAATCAATTTACCAAAAATCGAAATGGTCGATTTAGTATCAGCTGACGGAAAAACACCGTTACACGGACGAATTATTTATCCGGCTAATTTTGATGCCACTAAAAAATATCCCGTAATGGTGTATCTATACGGTGGTTCGCATGCACAATTAGTTAGCAACAAATGGTTAACTGGCGCTGGTTATTTTGATTTGTACATGGCGCAACAGGGATATATTGTTTTCACCATGGATAATCGTGGAAGTGATAATCGTGGAAAAAAATTCTGTGATGTGAATCATAGACAATTGGGTGTGAACGAAATGGCCGACCAAATGAAAGGAATTGAATTCTTAAAATCCAAATCATTTGTGGATGCTGATAAAATTGGAATCTTTGGTTGGAGTTTTGGTGGTTTCATGACTACTTCGTTAATGACCAACCAAGCCGATACATTCAAAGTAGGTGTTGCCGGTGGACCAGTAATTGATTGGAAATATTACGAAATTATGTATGGTGAAAGATACATGGATACCCCACAAGAAAACCCAGAAGGTTATGCTAAAACTTCTTTATTAGACAAAGCCAAAAATCTAAAAGGAAGATTATTAATCATCCACGGTGCTCAGGATCCTGTGGTAGTACAACAACATAGTATGAACTTTGTTGAAGCCTGTATCAAAGCAGGAAAACAAGTAGATTACTTCTTATACCCTAACCACGAACACAATGTAGGTGGTTATGACAGAATTCATATGTATGCTAAAATTGCTGATTATTTTAATGTGCATTTAAAGAAATAA
- a CDS encoding MFS transporter, translating into MKTDNNPWYWIPLLNFASGLPYAIIISVSVIMYKNLGISNEDIGLYTSWLYLPWVIKPLWSPFIELYSTKRKWFLSMQLLISIAFLIVGFTIPTNLFFMISLAIFWVAAFASASNDVASDGFYLLALTKDQQSFFLGIRSTFYRLSMLTGNGLIVIIGGYLEQEYGDNQKAWSYTMIFVGLLMTLITVYNFFATPKTETNQNKLSENSESKANFFSVFASFFQKKQIGLILAFILLFRLGESQLLKMLTPFLIDDIKVGGLGLTTQDVGVIYGTFGVLALTIGGILGGIAISKNGLGKWMLPMILAMHLPIIGFILLAHFHPASVYYVYITVIAEQFGYGFGFAAFMMYLIYVAEGESKTSHYAIATGFMALGMMLPGMASGYIQEYLGYGNFFIWVLLATIPGIILSRFLIYPKDFGKKTE; encoded by the coding sequence ATGAAGACAGATAATAACCCTTGGTATTGGATACCATTATTAAATTTTGCTTCTGGATTACCCTATGCTATTATTATTTCGGTTTCGGTAATCATGTACAAAAATCTAGGAATCTCCAATGAAGATATTGGTCTGTACACCAGCTGGCTCTATTTACCTTGGGTAATCAAACCACTATGGAGTCCGTTTATCGAATTGTATTCTACCAAAAGGAAATGGTTTTTAAGCATGCAACTGTTAATTTCGATTGCCTTTTTAATTGTTGGTTTTACTATTCCTACCAATCTATTTTTCATGATCAGTTTGGCTATTTTTTGGGTAGCTGCCTTTGCTTCGGCTTCCAATGACGTGGCTAGTGATGGTTTTTATCTTTTGGCTTTAACCAAAGACCAGCAATCTTTTTTCTTAGGAATCAGAAGTACTTTCTACCGTTTATCAATGCTTACCGGAAACGGATTAATAGTAATCATTGGAGGTTATTTGGAACAAGAATATGGCGATAACCAGAAAGCCTGGTCATATACCATGATTTTCGTGGGGTTATTAATGACCTTGATTACGGTTTATAACTTTTTTGCTACGCCAAAAACAGAAACTAACCAAAACAAACTATCCGAAAATTCAGAATCGAAAGCGAATTTCTTTAGTGTTTTTGCTAGCTTTTTTCAAAAGAAACAGATTGGTTTGATATTAGCTTTTATTTTACTATTCCGTTTGGGAGAATCACAATTATTAAAAATGTTGACTCCTTTCCTGATTGACGATATAAAAGTGGGCGGATTAGGGTTGACTACCCAAGATGTAGGTGTTATTTATGGAACTTTTGGTGTTTTGGCTCTAACTATTGGTGGAATTTTAGGGGGAATTGCCATTTCTAAAAATGGATTGGGCAAATGGATGCTCCCTATGATTTTAGCCATGCACTTGCCTATTATTGGCTTTATTTTACTAGCTCATTTTCACCCTGCTTCTGTTTACTATGTCTATATCACGGTTATTGCGGAACAATTTGGTTACGGTTTTGGATTTGCTGCTTTTATGATGTACTTGATTTATGTAGCAGAAGGCGAATCTAAAACTTCTCATTATGCGATTGCTACTGGTTTTATGGCTTTAGGAATGATGTTACCAGGAATGGCTAGTGGTTACATTCAGGAATATTTAGGTTATGGAAATTTCTTTATCTGGGTATTATTGGCTACGATTCCGGGAATTATTTTATCGCGCTTCTTGATTTATCCAAAGGATTTCGGGAAGAAAACGGAGTAA
- a CDS encoding VOC family protein, whose translation MSKIIPNLWFDGTAKEAAEYYVSIFKDGKIIKTTYYPKTEAEGLADFQKDFAGKVLTVEFEILGMRFIGINAGPMFQFNESVSFMIPCKDQAEIDYYWDALTANGGQESVCGWLKDKYGLSWQVCPENWEELNKKPRAFKRMMGMKKLIIADF comes from the coding sequence ATGAGCAAAATAATTCCCAATTTATGGTTTGATGGCACTGCCAAAGAAGCCGCTGAATACTATGTGTCCATTTTCAAAGATGGAAAAATTATAAAAACTACTTATTACCCAAAAACGGAAGCGGAAGGTCTGGCAGATTTTCAGAAAGATTTTGCTGGCAAGGTGCTTACAGTAGAGTTTGAGATTTTAGGTATGCGATTTATCGGGATCAATGCGGGGCCGATGTTTCAGTTCAATGAGTCAGTTTCGTTTATGATTCCTTGTAAAGATCAGGCTGAAATTGATTATTACTGGGATGCACTCACGGCCAATGGAGGTCAGGAAAGTGTGTGTGGCTGGCTGAAAGATAAATACGGCTTAAGCTGGCAGGTATGTCCTGAGAATTGGGAAGAACTAAACAAAAAGCCTAGGGCTTTCAAAAGAATGATGGGCATGAAGAAATTAATTATCGCTGATTTTTGA
- the lpdA gene encoding dihydrolipoyl dehydrogenase — protein MNSFDVVVIGSGPGGYVSAIRCAQLGFKTAIIEKYSTLGGTCLNVGCIPSKALLSSSHHYAEIAHFAEHGIEVAGEVKVNLEKMIARKKAVVDQTSGGINYLMDKNKITVFNGLGSFVDATHVAIAKADGTSETIEAKHTIIATGSKPSSLPFIKIDKERIITSTEALSLTEVPKHLVIIGGGVIGIELGQVYLRLGAQVSVVEFMDRIIPGMDGALSKELTKVLKKQGMKFYTSHKVQSVERAGDVVTVKAENAKGEVITLEGDYSLVSVGRRPYTDGLNAEAAGVKITERGQIEVNDHLQTTASNIYAIGDVVRGAMLAHKAEEEGTMVAEILAGQKPHIDYNLIPGVVYTWPEVAAVGKTEEQLKAEGVAYKSGSFPFKALGRARASADLDGFVKILADAKTDEVLGVHMIGARTADLIAEAVVAMEYKASAEDISRMSHAHPTFAEAVKEAALAATDNRAIHV, from the coding sequence ATGAATTCATTTGACGTAGTCGTTATAGGTTCGGGACCTGGAGGATATGTATCAGCGATTCGTTGTGCGCAACTAGGTTTTAAAACAGCTATTATCGAAAAATATTCCACTCTTGGAGGAACTTGTTTAAATGTAGGATGTATTCCTTCTAAAGCTTTATTGTCTTCTTCTCATCACTATGCTGAAATTGCTCACTTTGCAGAGCACGGTATTGAAGTTGCAGGAGAGGTAAAAGTGAATTTAGAGAAAATGATTGCTCGTAAAAAAGCAGTCGTAGATCAAACTTCTGGTGGAATTAACTACTTGATGGATAAAAATAAAATTACTGTTTTTAATGGTTTAGGTTCCTTTGTAGATGCCACTCATGTTGCTATTGCTAAAGCTGATGGAACATCTGAAACTATTGAAGCAAAACATACTATCATTGCTACTGGTTCTAAACCATCTTCATTGCCTTTTATCAAAATTGATAAAGAAAGAATTATTACTTCTACAGAAGCTTTAAGTTTGACAGAAGTGCCTAAACACCTTGTAATTATCGGTGGAGGAGTTATTGGTATCGAGTTAGGACAGGTGTATTTACGTTTGGGAGCTCAAGTATCGGTAGTGGAATTCATGGACAGAATCATTCCAGGAATGGATGGTGCTTTGTCTAAAGAATTGACTAAAGTCTTGAAAAAACAAGGAATGAAATTCTATACTTCTCACAAAGTACAATCTGTTGAAAGAGCAGGGGATGTTGTAACAGTGAAAGCAGAGAATGCAAAAGGTGAGGTTATTACGCTTGAAGGAGATTATTCATTAGTATCAGTGGGTCGTCGTCCTTATACTGACGGATTGAATGCTGAAGCTGCAGGTGTTAAAATCACTGAAAGAGGTCAAATTGAAGTAAACGATCATTTGCAAACTACCGCTTCAAATATTTATGCAATTGGTGATGTAGTTCGTGGCGCGATGTTAGCGCACAAAGCAGAAGAAGAAGGAACTATGGTTGCTGAGATCTTAGCGGGACAAAAACCACATATCGATTATAATTTAATTCCAGGTGTTGTTTATACTTGGCCAGAAGTTGCCGCTGTTGGAAAAACAGAAGAGCAATTAAAAGCAGAAGGTGTAGCATACAAATCAGGAAGTTTCCCATTCAAAGCTTTAGGTCGTGCAAGAGCAAGTGCTGATTTAGATGGTTTTGTGAAAATCTTAGCGGATGCTAAAACGGATGAAGTTTTAGGTGTTCACATGATTGGAGCAAGAACAGCTGATTTAATTGCGGAGGCTGTTGTAGCAATGGAATACAAAGCTTCTGCTGAAGATATTTCAAGAATGTCTCATGCGCATCCAACATTTGCGGAAGCAGTAAAAGAAGCGGCATTAGCAGCAACTGATAACAGAGCGATTCACGTTTAA
- a CDS encoding glycoside hydrolase family 10 protein, translated as MNPKNLFCLFLSVLVLNNGYSQEQKSLKPKNEFRAVWIATVANIDWPVKNTDSVAKQKADFLEILDTYKKLNYNVVIVQIRTSGDALYPTTLAPWSKYLTGKQGQAPSPYYDPLEWMIEEAHNRGFEFHAWFNPYRATMDLNTAELNRNHDVIKHPEWMIKYSDKYYYNPALPEVQKHLITVIEEVVANYDIDAVHFDDYFYPYRIKGLEFNDTASYKKYGKGLSREDWRRDNVNTYLKNTYTAIKNLKPWVQFGISPFGVWRNKSVDPKGSDTQAGQTNYDDLYADPMAWMEGNYIDYLLPQLYWSIDHPKASYAKLAKWWAENTNNNTALYIGNGSYKINNDSDKNWSNPTEIPNQIDLTRGFNNINGNAFFSAKWFVNKNNAVTQLLKDNQYQYPALPYVVPNSRKEVLDTPIITNINNQSPTTIVTLDFPKQSKIRYVMVYGATHKNQIDITNPSQIIDKIHVANNSDNITVDIPKLYLEKHNNCALTFIDYFGNESQATLLKANNKNLKTNEDR; from the coding sequence ATGAATCCTAAAAACCTTTTCTGCCTATTTCTTTCTGTTTTAGTACTAAATAATGGCTACAGCCAAGAACAAAAAAGTTTAAAACCTAAAAATGAATTCAGAGCTGTTTGGATTGCAACGGTAGCCAATATTGACTGGCCAGTTAAAAATACAGATTCGGTAGCCAAACAAAAAGCTGATTTTCTGGAAATTTTAGATACTTATAAAAAACTAAACTACAATGTGGTTATTGTACAAATACGAACATCAGGTGATGCTTTGTACCCAACCACACTAGCACCTTGGTCTAAATATTTAACGGGTAAACAAGGACAGGCTCCATCACCTTATTATGATCCTTTAGAATGGATGATTGAAGAAGCGCACAATCGAGGTTTTGAATTTCACGCTTGGTTCAATCCTTACCGAGCAACCATGGATTTAAATACAGCCGAGTTAAACAGAAATCATGATGTAATTAAACATCCGGAATGGATGATCAAATACAGTGATAAATACTATTACAACCCTGCACTACCTGAAGTTCAAAAACATTTAATAACAGTTATTGAAGAAGTTGTAGCCAATTATGATATTGACGCAGTACATTTTGATGATTATTTTTATCCGTACCGCATAAAAGGATTGGAATTTAACGATACAGCATCCTATAAAAAATATGGAAAAGGACTAAGTCGTGAAGATTGGCGTCGTGACAATGTGAACACCTATTTAAAAAACACTTACACCGCAATCAAAAATTTAAAACCTTGGGTTCAATTTGGTATTAGTCCGTTTGGTGTTTGGAGAAACAAATCAGTAGATCCAAAAGGTTCTGACACGCAGGCAGGACAAACCAATTATGATGATTTATATGCCGATCCAATGGCTTGGATGGAAGGCAATTATATCGATTATTTATTACCACAATTGTATTGGAGCATCGATCATCCTAAAGCATCTTATGCGAAGTTAGCCAAATGGTGGGCTGAAAATACTAATAACAACACCGCTTTATACATAGGAAACGGAAGCTACAAGATTAATAATGATTCGGATAAAAATTGGTCTAATCCTACTGAAATTCCTAACCAAATTGATTTAACACGTGGTTTTAATAATATTAACGGAAATGCTTTTTTTAGTGCCAAATGGTTTGTGAATAAAAACAATGCGGTTACCCAATTATTGAAGGACAATCAGTACCAATATCCAGCTTTGCCTTACGTAGTTCCAAATTCAAGAAAAGAAGTTTTGGATACGCCAATTATCACCAATATCAACAACCAAAGTCCTACTACAATTGTAACTTTGGATTTCCCTAAGCAAAGTAAAATTCGATATGTGATGGTATATGGTGCAACGCATAAAAACCAAATCGACATTACTAATCCAAGCCAAATTATTGATAAAATTCACGTAGCAAATAATAGTGACAATATTACCGTAGATATCCCCAAATTATACTTGGAAAAACACAATAATTGTGCGTTAACTTTTATTGATTATTTTGGAAATGAAAGCCAAGCCACTTTATTAAAAGCAAACAATAAAAACCTAAAAACAAATGAAGACAGATAA
- a CDS encoding FAD-binding and (Fe-S)-binding domain-containing protein, with protein sequence MSNSHALEQLAGSLEGDLFYDNLHKTLYATDASAYRIIPQAVALPKSVEDIVRLVQFAVANKTTLIPRTAGTSLAGQTVGNGIVVDVSKYFTNILGFDAENKTVTVQPGVIRDELNLYLKPHGVFFGPNTSTSNRCMIGGMVGNNSSGTTSIRYGVTRDKIVEIKAVLADGSKAVFNTITSAEFIEKTKGDSLESAIYRKLYEELSNEANQQEIKNEFPKPEIHRRNTGYAVDVLLKSDLFGGTEPTINVGKLLCGSEGTLAITTEVTLKVDDLPPSNNIMVVTHFDNIQESLEAVVVAMKHHLYTCEMIDDTILDCTKHNKEQSKNRFFIQGEPKAIMMFEVGSYISMEEAEKQADALIRDLEANNFGYASPKLYGADIEKVNELRKAGLGLLGSIVGDDKAADSIEDTAVELSDLPNYIADFSAMMERHGQSAIYYAHAGAGELHLRPVLNLKTKEGVYQFRNIATEVAILVKKYRGSLSGEHGDGIVRGEFLPFMIGEKNYELLKRVKLAFDPNSVLNMGKIVNALKMDENFRFEAGRVEPDIKTIQDFSDSLGILRAAEKCNGSGDCRKMPSAGGTLCPSYRATRDEKDTTRARANALREYLTHSDKENKFDHKELYEVFELCVSCKACASECPSNVDVATLKAEFLYQYQKANGFSLRNKLFANNAKMNKMGSLFPSLTNIVTNLSLVKKAMGIAPEREVPHLAKMTFRKWLEKNGKNKSINNGKKSGVVL encoded by the coding sequence ATGTCTAATTCACACGCTTTAGAGCAATTGGCTGGTTCTTTAGAAGGAGATCTTTTTTACGATAATTTACATAAAACCTTATATGCTACGGATGCTTCGGCTTATCGTATCATTCCTCAAGCAGTCGCCTTGCCTAAATCGGTGGAGGACATCGTTCGATTGGTGCAATTTGCGGTTGCTAACAAAACTACCCTGATTCCCAGAACCGCAGGAACTTCCTTAGCGGGACAAACTGTAGGGAACGGAATTGTGGTGGATGTTTCGAAATATTTTACCAATATCCTTGGTTTTGATGCTGAAAATAAAACCGTTACGGTACAACCAGGGGTTATTCGCGACGAATTGAATTTATACCTAAAACCTCATGGCGTTTTTTTTGGACCGAATACGTCAACATCTAATCGTTGTATGATTGGGGGAATGGTGGGGAACAATTCTTCGGGTACGACTTCCATACGCTATGGGGTAACCCGTGACAAAATTGTCGAAATCAAAGCCGTTTTAGCTGATGGTTCTAAGGCGGTTTTCAATACTATAACTTCGGCTGAATTTATCGAAAAAACCAAAGGTGATTCCTTAGAAAGTGCTATTTATAGAAAATTGTACGAAGAATTATCTAATGAGGCGAATCAGCAAGAGATTAAAAACGAATTTCCAAAACCTGAAATTCACCGTCGCAATACCGGTTATGCCGTAGATGTGTTGCTGAAATCGGATTTGTTTGGCGGAACAGAGCCAACCATCAATGTGGGGAAACTCCTTTGCGGAAGCGAGGGAACGCTTGCTATTACTACCGAAGTCACCTTAAAAGTTGACGATTTACCGCCATCGAATAATATCATGGTGGTGACGCATTTTGATAATATTCAGGAGAGTTTAGAAGCAGTAGTGGTGGCGATGAAACACCATTTGTACACCTGCGAAATGATTGATGATACCATTTTGGATTGTACCAAACACAATAAGGAACAGAGTAAAAACCGCTTTTTTATACAGGGTGAACCCAAAGCAATTATGATGTTTGAGGTGGGTTCTTACATCAGTATGGAAGAGGCCGAAAAGCAGGCAGATGCTTTAATCCGAGATTTAGAAGCGAATAATTTTGGTTATGCTTCGCCAAAGTTATACGGAGCCGATATTGAAAAAGTAAACGAATTGCGTAAGGCAGGATTGGGACTTTTAGGAAGTATTGTAGGTGATGACAAAGCAGCCGATTCGATTGAAGATACTGCTGTAGAATTGAGTGATTTACCCAATTATATTGCCGATTTCTCTGCAATGATGGAACGCCACGGACAATCGGCGATTTATTATGCGCATGCGGGTGCGGGCGAATTGCACCTGCGTCCGGTGTTGAATTTAAAAACCAAAGAAGGCGTTTACCAATTTAGAAATATCGCTACCGAAGTGGCTATTTTGGTCAAAAAATACCGTGGTTCGCTAAGTGGTGAGCACGGCGACGGAATTGTGAGAGGGGAGTTTTTGCCTTTTATGATTGGTGAAAAGAACTATGAATTATTAAAAAGAGTTAAATTGGCATTCGACCCGAATTCGGTGCTGAATATGGGGAAAATTGTCAATGCCTTGAAAATGGATGAAAACTTCCGTTTTGAAGCAGGCAGGGTAGAACCGGATATCAAAACCATTCAGGATTTCTCCGATAGTTTAGGGATTTTACGTGCTGCCGAAAAATGCAACGGTTCCGGCGATTGTAGAAAAATGCCTTCGGCGGGAGGAACTTTGTGTCCAAGTTACCGTGCTACCCGCGATGAAAAAGATACTACTCGTGCGCGTGCCAACGCTTTACGCGAATATTTGACGCATTCGGACAAGGAAAATAAATTCGATCATAAGGAATTATACGAAGTTTTTGAATTGTGTGTGAGTTGTAAGGCTTGTGCCAGCGAATGTCCTTCGAATGTAGATGTGGCGACTTTAAAAGCCGAATTTTTATACCAATACCAAAAAGCAAATGGTTTTTCATTGCGTAACAAATTATTTGCTAATAATGCCAAAATGAATAAGATGGGAAGTCTTTTTCCGTCCTTGACTAATATTGTTACGAATCTTTCTTTGGTAAAAAAAGCGATGGGAATTGCTCCGGAACGCGAAGTGCCACATTTGGCCAAAATGACTTTCAGAAAATGGCTGGAGAAAAACGGAAAAAACAAAAGCATTAACAATGGCAAAAAAAGTGGTGTTGTTTTGTGA
- a CDS encoding (Fe-S)-binding protein, whose protein sequence is MAKKVVLFCDEFTNYYDVNVGIDAFELLTQLGYEVIIVDHEESGRAYLSKGFLEEAKMLAVKNVATFAPIITEDCPLVGLEPSAILTFRDEYLRLAEDKDAAQKLAKNVFTIEEFFKKEILAGRIHAGQFSTAEKQIKIHGHCHQKSLSAVEATFTMLNVPKNNTVTIYNSGCCGMAGSFGYEVEHYDISMKMGEDTLFPKIRATEADVAIAAAGTSCRHQIYDGTSREAQHPVSILKSCLK, encoded by the coding sequence ATGGCAAAAAAAGTGGTGTTGTTTTGTGATGAATTTACCAATTATTATGATGTCAATGTAGGGATTGATGCTTTTGAACTATTGACGCAATTGGGCTATGAAGTCATAATTGTAGACCATGAAGAAAGTGGAAGAGCTTATTTGTCAAAAGGATTCCTGGAAGAAGCCAAAATGCTGGCAGTAAAAAACGTGGCTACTTTTGCCCCAATCATTACCGAAGATTGTCCGCTTGTAGGGTTGGAACCTTCGGCGATATTGACTTTTAGAGATGAATATTTGCGTTTGGCGGAAGATAAAGATGCCGCACAAAAATTAGCCAAAAACGTCTTTACGATTGAAGAGTTTTTCAAGAAAGAAATTCTGGCGGGACGTATTCATGCAGGACAATTTTCGACAGCTGAAAAACAAATTAAAATTCACGGACACTGCCACCAAAAATCATTAAGTGCTGTTGAAGCTACTTTTACGATGCTGAATGTGCCTAAAAACAACACCGTTACCATTTACAACTCTGGTTGTTGCGGAATGGCGGGGTCTTTTGGTTACGAAGTCGAGCATTACGACATTAGTATGAAAATGGGTGAGGACACCTTATTCCCTAAAATCAGAGCTACCGAAGCCGATGTTGCCATTGCAGCAGCAGGAACTTCTTGCCGCCACCAGATTTATGATGGTACCAGCCGCGAAGCACAACATCCGGTAAGTATTTTAAAAAGCTGCCTGAAATAG